A genomic segment from Burkholderiales bacterium encodes:
- the guaA gene encoding glutamine-hydrolyzing GMP synthase, with amino-acid sequence MHDKILILDFGSQYTQLIARRVRESEVYCELHPYDVAEQFIRDFNPKGIILSGGPASVYEAQTPRAPDIVFHLGVPVLGICYGMQTMAAQLGGKVENATHREFGYAEVRVHGHSALLRDIQDRCDADGHCWLDVWMSHGDKVTALPPGFKVICENAATPIAGMADDSRRFYGLQFHPEVTHTLQGRAIIDRFVHDICGCGHDWNMPDYVEEAIGRIRSEVGSEEVILGLSGGVDSSVVAALLHRAIGDQLTCVFVDNGLLRVNEAEQVMATFARNLGVRVIHVDASERFMSALRGVTDPEEKRKIIGREFVHVFQEEAAKLPNVKWLAQGTIYPDVIESASAKTKKAHTIKSHHNVGGLPETLHLKLLEPLRELFKDEVRQLGLALGLPHDMVYRHPFPGPGLGVRILGEVKREYADLLRRADAIFIEELRASGWYEKTSQAFAVFLPVKSVGVMGDGRTYDYVVALRAVQTQDFMTAHWAELPYTLLAKVSNRIINEVRGINRVVYDISSKPPATIEWE; translated from the coding sequence ATGCACGACAAAATCCTCATCCTCGATTTCGGTTCCCAGTACACCCAACTCATCGCCCGTCGGGTACGGGAAAGTGAGGTGTATTGCGAGCTCCATCCCTACGATGTGGCGGAACAGTTCATCCGCGATTTCAACCCCAAGGGGATCATCCTCTCCGGCGGCCCGGCCTCCGTCTATGAGGCGCAGACCCCTCGCGCTCCCGATATCGTCTTCCACCTCGGTGTGCCCGTGCTGGGCATCTGCTACGGCATGCAGACCATGGCCGCCCAGCTCGGGGGCAAGGTGGAAAACGCCACGCATCGGGAATTCGGCTATGCCGAGGTGCGTGTGCACGGACATTCCGCCCTGCTGCGGGACATCCAGGATCGCTGCGATGCCGATGGCCACTGCTGGCTGGATGTCTGGATGAGCCATGGCGACAAGGTCACCGCGTTGCCGCCGGGTTTCAAGGTCATCTGTGAGAATGCGGCCACACCCATCGCCGGCATGGCCGACGACAGCCGGCGGTTTTATGGTCTGCAGTTTCATCCCGAGGTCACCCACACCCTGCAGGGCAGGGCCATCATCGACCGTTTCGTGCACGACATCTGCGGCTGTGGCCACGACTGGAACATGCCCGATTACGTGGAAGAGGCTATCGGCCGCATCCGCTCCGAGGTGGGCAGCGAGGAAGTCATCCTGGGGCTATCGGGAGGGGTGGATTCGTCGGTGGTCGCCGCCCTGCTGCACCGCGCCATCGGCGATCAGCTCACCTGTGTCTTCGTTGACAACGGCCTGCTGCGCGTCAACGAGGCGGAACAGGTCATGGCCACCTTCGCCCGCAATCTGGGGGTGCGCGTCATCCACGTGGATGCCTCGGAGCGTTTCATGTCCGCCCTGCGCGGGGTGACCGATCCCGAAGAGAAACGTAAGATCATCGGCCGCGAATTCGTCCACGTCTTCCAGGAGGAAGCGGCAAAACTGCCCAACGTCAAATGGCTGGCGCAGGGCACCATCTACCCCGACGTGATCGAATCGGCGAGCGCCAAAACCAAGAAAGCCCATACCATCAAGTCACACCACAACGTGGGCGGCCTGCCGGAAACCCTGCACCTCAAGCTTCTGGAACCGCTGCGTGAACTCTTCAAGGACGAAGTGCGCCAACTGGGGCTCGCCCTGGGCCTGCCCCATGACATGGTCTATCGGCATCCCTTTCCCGGTCCGGGGCTGGGAGTGCGCATCCTGGGGGAGGTGAAGCGCGAATATGCCGACCTGCTGCGGCGTGCCGACGCCATCTTCATCGAAGAGCTGCGTGCCTCCGGCTGGTACGAGAAAACCTCCCAGGCCTTTGCCGTCTTCCTGCCGGTGAAGTCGGTGGGCGTCATGGGCGATGGCCGCACCTATGATTACGTCGTTGCCCTGCGCGCGGTGCAGACCCAGGATTTCATGACCGCCCACTGGGCGGAGCTGCCCTACACCCTCCTGGCCAAAGTCTCCAACCGCATCATCAACGAAGTCCGCGGCATCAACCGCGTCGTCTACGACATCTCCAGCAAACCCCCCGCAACCATCGAGTGGGAGTGA
- the guaB gene encoding IMP dehydrogenase — MRILQKALTFDDVLLVPAYSTVLPRDVSLKTRLTRGIELNLPLVSAAMDTVTEAAMAIAIAQEGGLGVIHKNMSAEQQAAQVLRVKRFESGVVKDPVTIPPDMPVREVLQLTRLHRISGLPVVEGRKLVGIVTNRDLRFETNLDQPVKAIMTPKERLVTVKENASREEALALMHKYRLERVLVVNDDFELKGLITVKDIQKSTEHPNACKDQLGRLRVGAAVGVGEGTNERVEALVEAGVDVIVVDTAHGHSKGVLDRVKWVKKHFPQVQVIGGNIATAEAARALVDHGADGVKVGIGPGSICTTRIVAGVGVPQITAVANVAEALRGTGVPVIADGGIRYSGDIAKALAAGADAVMLGGLLAGTDEAPGEIELFQGRSYKSYRGMGSLGAMQQGSSDRYFQDEANKEKLVPEGIEGRVPYKGSVLTVIHQLMGGLRSSMGYLGCESIAAMHERAVFVEITSAGVRESHVHDVQIVKEAPNYRIGD, encoded by the coding sequence ATGCGCATTCTGCAGAAAGCTCTCACCTTCGACGACGTCCTCCTCGTCCCGGCCTATTCCACCGTCCTGCCCAGGGACGTGTCCCTGAAGACGCGACTCACCCGCGGCATCGAACTGAATCTACCCCTGGTGTCCGCCGCCATGGACACCGTCACCGAGGCGGCCATGGCCATCGCCATCGCCCAGGAAGGCGGGCTGGGGGTGATCCACAAGAATATGTCGGCGGAGCAGCAGGCGGCGCAGGTGTTGCGGGTCAAGCGCTTCGAAAGTGGGGTGGTCAAGGACCCGGTCACCATCCCGCCGGACATGCCAGTGCGGGAAGTGCTCCAGCTCACCCGCCTGCACAGGATTTCCGGCCTGCCCGTGGTGGAGGGCAGGAAACTGGTGGGCATCGTCACCAACCGCGATCTGCGTTTCGAGACCAATCTGGATCAGCCGGTGAAGGCCATCATGACGCCCAAGGAGCGCTTGGTGACGGTGAAGGAAAACGCCTCCCGCGAGGAAGCCCTGGCCCTCATGCACAAATACCGCCTGGAACGGGTGCTGGTGGTCAACGACGACTTCGAGCTTAAGGGCCTGATCACCGTCAAGGACATCCAGAAATCCACCGAACACCCCAATGCCTGCAAGGATCAACTGGGCCGGCTACGGGTGGGCGCGGCGGTGGGGGTGGGCGAAGGCACCAACGAGCGGGTGGAAGCGCTGGTGGAAGCGGGGGTGGACGTCATCGTGGTGGATACGGCGCACGGTCATTCCAAGGGCGTGCTCGACCGGGTGAAATGGGTGAAGAAGCATTTCCCCCAGGTGCAGGTGATCGGCGGCAACATCGCCACGGCGGAAGCGGCGCGGGCCTTGGTGGATCACGGGGCGGACGGGGTGAAGGTGGGGATTGGCCCCGGTTCCATCTGCACCACGCGCATCGTGGCCGGTGTCGGCGTGCCCCAGATCACCGCGGTGGCCAATGTGGCCGAGGCCCTGCGGGGCACGGGGGTGCCCGTCATCGCGGATGGCGGCATCCGCTACTCCGGCGACATTGCGAAGGCGCTGGCGGCGGGCGCAGATGCCGTGATGCTGGGAGGGCTGCTCGCCGGCACCGACGAAGCGCCGGGGGAAATCGAGCTTTTCCAGGGACGCTCCTATAAATCCTATCGCGGCATGGGTTCCCTGGGCGCCATGCAGCAGGGTTCCAGTGACCGCTACTTCCAGGACGAGGCGAACAAGGAAAAGCTCGTGCCGGAAGGTATCGAGGGCCGCGTGCCCTACAAGGGCAGCGTGCTGACCGTCATCCATCAGCTCATGGGGGGGCTGCGTTCCAGCATGGGTTATCTGGGCTGTGAAAGCATTGCCGCCATGCATGAACGCGCGGTCTTCGTGGAAATCACCTCTGCCGGCGTGCGTGAGTCCCACGTGCACGACGTACAGATCGTCAAGGAAGCGCCCAACTACCGCATCGGCGACTGA
- a CDS encoding DUF4124 domain-containing protein, whose amino-acid sequence MKVLLPLLLALALPGLAAAQLYRWVDAQGRVHYSDTPPPAGARTSKSLPAAPSNAAPTAPAKTWQEKEMEFRQRRAAEAEAQAKKEKEAEEARQKQANCEAARNHLRLLESGQRVARVNAEGEREFLDDAAREKAIRDARKAVETWCK is encoded by the coding sequence TTGAAAGTTCTGCTTCCCCTCCTTCTGGCCCTTGCCCTGCCCGGGCTTGCCGCCGCCCAGCTCTACAGGTGGGTGGATGCCCAGGGCAGAGTTCACTACTCGGACACGCCTCCGCCGGCTGGTGCCAGGACATCGAAATCCCTGCCGGCCGCGCCTTCCAACGCCGCGCCCACCGCCCCGGCGAAAACCTGGCAGGAAAAGGAAATGGAGTTCCGCCAGCGGCGCGCCGCGGAAGCGGAGGCCCAGGCGAAAAAGGAAAAGGAAGCGGAGGAAGCCCGGCAGAAACAGGCAAACTGCGAGGCCGCGCGCAACCACCTGCGGCTCCTGGAAAGCGGCCAGCGGGTGGCGCGGGTCAACGCCGAGGGGGAACGGGAATTCCTCGACGACGCAGCCCGGGAAAAGGCGATCCGCGATGCCCGCAAGGCCGTGGAGACCTGGTGCAAGTAG
- a CDS encoding RnfH family protein has protein sequence MATEEILVEVAYARPDQQVLLPVRLPPGATVEEAIRRSGVLERFPEIDLTRNKVGIWSKLSKLDTPLRDRDRVEIYRPLIADPKEVRRKRAEEGKAMKKGGGELPAEAE, from the coding sequence ATGGCAACTGAAGAAATCCTGGTGGAAGTGGCCTACGCCCGGCCGGATCAGCAGGTGCTCCTCCCGGTACGGTTACCACCGGGGGCGACGGTGGAGGAAGCCATCCGACGCTCCGGTGTGCTGGAGCGCTTTCCCGAAATCGATCTGACGCGCAACAAGGTGGGCATCTGGTCCAAGCTCAGCAAGCTGGACACTCCCCTGCGCGACCGCGACCGGGTGGAAATCTACCGCCCCCTCATTGCCGATCCGAAGGAGGTCCGGCGTAAACGGGCGGAGGAAGGCAAGGCGATGAAAAAAGGCGGGGGTGAACTCCCGGCCGAGGCTGAATGA
- a CDS encoding type II toxin-antitoxin system RatA family toxin, whose protein sequence is MAQVEKSVLVAYSAPQMFELVDRVEDYPLFLPWCARTEVACREEERVVATIHIDYHHLRQSFTTENVRLRPHRIEMRLKEGPFRALEGSWVFRALAEDACKVEFRLHYEFATRWIENVVNPVFSLIAGSLVEAFVARAEKLYGN, encoded by the coding sequence ATGGCGCAAGTCGAAAAATCCGTGCTGGTTGCCTACTCTGCGCCGCAGATGTTCGAGCTGGTGGACCGGGTGGAGGATTATCCCCTCTTCCTTCCCTGGTGCGCCCGCACCGAAGTGGCTTGCCGTGAGGAAGAGCGCGTGGTGGCCACCATCCATATCGATTATCACCACCTGAGGCAAAGCTTTACCACCGAGAATGTGCGGCTGCGCCCCCACCGCATCGAGATGCGGCTTAAGGAAGGGCCCTTTCGCGCCCTGGAGGGAAGCTGGGTGTTCCGTGCCCTGGCGGAGGACGCCTGCAAAGTGGAATTCCGGCTTCACTACGAATTTGCCACGCGCTGGATCGAGAACGTGGTCAATCCGGTGTTCAGCCTGATTGCCGGCAGTCTGGTGGAAGCCTTTGTTGCGCGCGCGGAGAAGCTCTATGGCAACTGA
- the smpB gene encoding SsrA-binding protein SmpB: MSIVQNKKAFHDYFIEEKYEAGIVLEGWEVKAIRAGRVQLKESYVVIRNGELYLIGAHISPLPTVSRHVHPDPTRSRKLLLHAEEIKRLIGKVERAGYTLVALDLHYSKGRIKAEIGLAKGKKKHDVREAEKKREWERERARLMRTPRSG, encoded by the coding sequence ATGTCCATCGTCCAGAACAAGAAGGCCTTTCACGATTACTTCATCGAGGAAAAGTACGAGGCCGGCATCGTCCTCGAGGGCTGGGAGGTAAAAGCCATTCGCGCCGGGCGCGTCCAGCTCAAGGAATCCTACGTCGTCATCCGCAACGGGGAGCTCTACCTCATCGGGGCCCATATCAGCCCGCTGCCCACGGTCTCCCGCCACGTCCACCCGGACCCCACCCGCAGCCGCAAACTGCTGCTCCATGCAGAAGAAATCAAACGCTTGATCGGCAAGGTGGAACGTGCCGGCTACACCCTCGTTGCCCTCGATCTGCACTACAGCAAAGGCCGCATCAAGGCGGAAATCGGCCTGGCGAAGGGCAAGAAGAAACACGACGTGCGCGAAGCCGAGAAAAAGCGGGAGTGGGAGCGGGAGCGGGCGCGCCTCATGCGTACACCCCGCAGCGGCTGA
- a CDS encoding MFS transporter, giving the protein MHTEGGQPHAGGLPYWELAGFYFFYFAFVGVISPYWSLYLKSLSFTAFEIGVLMSLLAVMRMFAPNVWGHLADRHGRRVFIVQIAALSSVIAFSGVFLGESFALLFVCMALLAFFWSASLPLVEATTLSHLGERTDLYGSIRLWGSVGFILSVVGVGYLLDYLPLRWLPWIVLATLVGVALFSRHIPEAQVASHDSAPGSVWAVLRKPPVMALIAACFLMSAAHGPYYTFYSIYLAAHGYSKSGIGWLWALGVLCEIGVFLYAGRLFGRLSLETVLKASFAFAVARFLIIAWGVRHPWLIVLAQTFHAATFGAYHASAIALVHRFFPGRLQARGQALYNSISFGAGGTLGSLYAGYSWDLWGPAVTYSLAAGCALLALLLLAWQLGPGR; this is encoded by the coding sequence ATGCACACGGAAGGTGGGCAGCCGCATGCAGGCGGGCTCCCCTATTGGGAGCTCGCCGGGTTTTACTTTTTCTATTTCGCCTTCGTCGGCGTCATCTCCCCCTACTGGAGCCTTTATCTCAAGTCGCTTTCCTTCACCGCCTTCGAAATCGGCGTGCTCATGTCGCTGCTGGCCGTGATGCGCATGTTCGCCCCGAATGTGTGGGGACACCTCGCGGACCGCCATGGCCGCCGGGTCTTCATCGTGCAGATCGCCGCTCTTTCCAGCGTGATCGCCTTTTCTGGAGTTTTCCTGGGCGAGAGTTTCGCCCTGCTTTTCGTCTGCATGGCCTTGCTCGCCTTTTTCTGGAGCGCCTCACTGCCCCTGGTGGAGGCCACCACCTTGAGCCATCTGGGGGAACGCACCGATCTTTATGGGAGCATCCGCCTGTGGGGCTCGGTGGGCTTCATCCTCAGCGTGGTGGGGGTGGGGTATCTTCTGGACTACCTTCCCCTGCGCTGGCTGCCCTGGATCGTGCTCGCCACCCTGGTGGGGGTGGCCCTCTTTTCCCGCCACATCCCCGAGGCGCAGGTGGCCAGCCACGACAGTGCCCCGGGCTCGGTGTGGGCGGTGCTGCGCAAGCCGCCGGTCATGGCCCTCATCGCCGCCTGTTTTCTCATGTCGGCGGCGCATGGGCCCTACTACACCTTCTACTCCATTTATCTCGCTGCCCACGGCTACAGCAAAAGCGGCATCGGCTGGCTGTGGGCGCTGGGCGTGCTGTGCGAGATCGGCGTCTTCCTTTATGCGGGGCGGCTGTTTGGCCGTCTGTCCCTGGAGACGGTGCTCAAGGCCAGCTTCGCCTTTGCCGTGGCGCGCTTCCTCATCATTGCCTGGGGGGTGCGGCATCCCTGGCTCATCGTCCTCGCCCAGACCTTCCACGCCGCCACCTTCGGCGCCTATCACGCCTCCGCCATCGCCCTCGTGCATCGTTTCTTCCCCGGCCGCCTGCAGGCACGGGGCCAGGCCCTCTACAACAGCATTTCCTTCGGCGCCGGCGGCACGCTGGGCAGCCTCTACGCGGGTTACAGTTGGGACCTGTGGGGGCCGGCGGTGACCTATTCCCTCGCCGCCGGCTGCGCGCTGCTGGCGCTTTTGCTGCTCGCCTGGCAGCTTGGGCCCGGGCGGTGA
- the aroC gene encoding chorismate synthase — MSGNTLGKLFCVTNFGESHGPAIGCVVDGCPPGMSLTVEDIQRDLDRRKPGTSRHVTQRRESDRVEILSGVFEGRTTGTPIALVIRNEDARSQDYGNLATTFRPGHADYTYLQKYGIRDHRGGGRSSARLTAPTVAAGAIARKWLKERHGIVIRGCLAQMGEKEIPFVSWDEVDENPFFAPNNAIVPELEAYLDAIRREKDSIGARVRVVAHNVPPGWGEPIYDRLDADIAHAMMGLNAVKGVEIGAGFRAVTQRGSEHGDELTPEGFRSNHAGGILGGISTGQDIEVSIAIKPTSSIAVARRSVDLAGQPVQVVTTGRHDPCVGIRATPIAEALLAIVLMDHALRHRAQNADVVPPLPPIPGRAGGA, encoded by the coding sequence ATGTCTGGCAACACCCTCGGCAAGCTCTTCTGCGTCACCAATTTCGGCGAATCCCATGGCCCCGCCATCGGTTGTGTGGTGGACGGCTGTCCGCCCGGCATGAGCCTCACGGTGGAGGACATCCAGCGGGATCTCGACCGGCGCAAACCCGGAACCTCTCGCCACGTGACCCAGCGGCGGGAGTCGGACCGCGTGGAAATCCTTTCCGGCGTGTTCGAGGGGCGCACCACCGGCACCCCCATTGCGCTGGTGATCCGCAACGAAGATGCGCGCAGCCAGGACTATGGCAACCTCGCCACCACCTTCCGCCCGGGGCATGCCGATTACACCTACCTGCAGAAATACGGCATCCGCGACCATCGCGGCGGCGGCCGGTCCTCCGCGCGGCTGACCGCCCCCACGGTGGCGGCGGGCGCCATTGCGCGCAAGTGGCTGAAGGAACGCCACGGCATCGTCATCCGCGGCTGTCTGGCGCAGATGGGGGAGAAGGAAATCCCCTTCGTCAGTTGGGACGAGGTGGATGAGAATCCCTTTTTCGCGCCCAACAATGCCATCGTGCCGGAGCTTGAGGCTTATCTCGACGCCATCCGGCGGGAGAAGGATTCCATCGGCGCCCGGGTGCGGGTGGTGGCCCACAACGTGCCCCCCGGCTGGGGCGAGCCCATCTATGACCGCCTCGATGCCGACATCGCCCACGCCATGATGGGGCTCAACGCGGTGAAAGGGGTGGAGATCGGGGCGGGGTTCCGCGCCGTCACCCAGCGCGGCAGTGAGCACGGTGATGAGCTCACCCCCGAGGGCTTCCGCAGCAATCATGCCGGCGGCATCCTCGGCGGGATTTCCACGGGCCAGGACATCGAGGTATCCATTGCCATCAAGCCCACCTCCAGCATCGCCGTTGCGCGGCGTTCCGTGGACCTTGCTGGCCAGCCGGTGCAGGTGGTGACCACGGGCCGCCACGATCCCTGCGTGGGCATCCGTGCCACCCCCATTGCCGAGGCGCTGCTCGCCATCGTGTTGATGGATCACGCCCTGCGCCATCGCGCGCAGAACGCGGACGTGGTGCCTCCCCTTCCCCCCATCCCGGGCCGCGCCGGCGGGGCCTAG
- a CDS encoding cation-transporting P-type ATPase — protein sequence MKIHQLSVEEALARLNSSPVGLARAEAERRLREFGKNSIEAARRTPLLLRFLREFVHFFALILWVAAALAFFAEWRMPGQGMGTLAIAIVCVILINGIFSFWQEYRAERTLDALRRLLPLRAKVWRQGRLEKLLAEELVPGDVIELDAGDAVPADARLIRAERLRLNVATLTGESVPRTATPEPSVAESLLDSRNVVLAGTSVVAGTGTAVVFATGMRTVFGAIARSTQQQPEAPSPLMGEIAHMSRLFAWLATGLGVAAFFAGRAAGMPLAADFMFAIGIIVANVPEGLLPTMTLALAMATQRMARRRALVRHLPAVEALGATTVIVTDKTGTLTENRMAVAEVFVAGHRLPAEGADLPAPLLDAAAHCHELHGQGPPADRLGDPMEVALAEFAAWHGIKARFPRLGLVPFDSERKRLSTLHATPEGAVLYCKGAPETVLPLCSRSWAGDRPRPLTAEERATLAATAAAIAERGLRVLAFAWRPPAPTVDAEADAAEAEADLVFLGFVALRDPPRPEVPAAIETCRRAGVRLIMVTGDHPRTALALAREIGLADEAPVRIITGPELERMTAAELQLALDAPQTLFARLGPDQKTRVVEALRHKGEVVAVTGDGVNDAPALRAADIGIAMGRSGTDVAREAADLILLDDNFATIVAAVEEGRAVYDNLRKFLTYILTSNIPEIVPYVAFALFAIPLPLTVMQILAVDLGTDLLPALALGAERPDAAVMRRPPRPRQARLMDLPLAARAYLWLGLLEAAAAMTAYFLVLTQHGWHYGDIPPATDPTYRLATTACLASIVVMQVVNVFLCRSPHRSLFDTTLGGNRLLLPALAVEIGLLLAIVYTAPGQAIFGTAALPLEFWPVAATMALAMAVLEEGRKAWVRRRAIPKAAGAG from the coding sequence ATGAAAATCCACCAGCTCAGCGTCGAGGAAGCGCTTGCCCGTCTCAATAGCTCCCCCGTGGGCCTTGCCCGCGCGGAGGCCGAGCGCCGCCTGCGGGAATTCGGCAAAAATAGCATCGAAGCGGCGCGGCGCACGCCCCTGCTCCTCAGGTTCTTGCGGGAGTTCGTCCACTTCTTCGCCCTCATCCTGTGGGTGGCGGCGGCACTGGCCTTTTTCGCCGAGTGGCGCATGCCCGGGCAAGGCATGGGGACCCTCGCCATCGCCATCGTCTGCGTCATCCTCATCAACGGGATTTTTTCCTTCTGGCAAGAATACCGCGCCGAACGCACCCTGGACGCGTTGCGCCGGCTGCTGCCCTTGCGCGCCAAGGTGTGGCGGCAGGGGCGGCTTGAGAAGCTTCTGGCCGAAGAGCTGGTGCCGGGGGATGTGATCGAGCTCGACGCCGGCGATGCGGTGCCGGCCGATGCGCGCCTCATCCGCGCCGAACGCCTGCGCCTCAACGTCGCCACCCTCACCGGCGAATCGGTGCCGCGCACCGCCACGCCCGAACCCTCCGTCGCCGAATCACTCCTCGACAGCCGCAACGTGGTCCTCGCCGGCACCTCGGTGGTGGCGGGCACGGGCACTGCCGTGGTCTTCGCCACCGGCATGCGCACCGTGTTCGGCGCCATTGCCCGCTCCACCCAGCAGCAGCCGGAGGCGCCCTCCCCCCTCATGGGGGAGATCGCCCACATGAGCCGGCTTTTCGCCTGGCTTGCCACCGGGCTCGGGGTGGCGGCCTTTTTCGCCGGGCGCGCCGCCGGCATGCCGCTCGCGGCGGATTTTATGTTCGCCATCGGCATCATCGTCGCCAACGTACCGGAGGGACTTCTGCCCACCATGACCCTGGCCCTGGCCATGGCCACCCAACGCATGGCCAGGCGCCGCGCCTTGGTGCGCCACCTGCCGGCGGTGGAAGCACTGGGGGCGACAACCGTCATCGTCACCGACAAGACCGGCACCCTGACCGAGAACCGGATGGCGGTCGCCGAGGTGTTCGTTGCCGGACATCGCCTGCCGGCCGAAGGGGCGGACCTGCCCGCCCCCCTGCTCGACGCCGCCGCCCACTGCCACGAGCTGCACGGGCAAGGGCCCCCCGCCGATCGGCTCGGCGATCCCATGGAGGTCGCGCTGGCGGAATTCGCCGCCTGGCACGGGATCAAGGCGCGTTTCCCCCGCCTTGGGCTTGTGCCCTTCGACAGCGAGCGCAAACGCCTGTCCACCCTGCACGCCACGCCGGAAGGCGCCGTGCTCTACTGCAAGGGGGCGCCGGAAACGGTGCTGCCCCTGTGCAGCCGCAGCTGGGCGGGCGACAGGCCACGTCCCCTGACGGCGGAGGAACGCGCCACCCTCGCCGCGACGGCGGCAGCCATTGCCGAGAGGGGACTGCGGGTGCTCGCTTTCGCCTGGCGGCCGCCTGCGCCAACGGTTGATGCCGAGGCGGACGCGGCCGAAGCGGAAGCCGATCTCGTCTTCCTCGGCTTTGTCGCCCTGCGCGACCCACCCCGGCCGGAAGTGCCCGCCGCCATCGAAACCTGCCGGCGGGCGGGCGTCCGTCTCATCATGGTGACGGGGGATCATCCCCGCACGGCGCTTGCCCTCGCACGGGAAATCGGCCTTGCCGATGAAGCCCCGGTCCGCATCATCACCGGCCCGGAGCTCGAGCGCATGACCGCAGCGGAACTGCAGCTTGCCCTCGATGCGCCGCAAACCCTCTTCGCCCGCCTCGGCCCGGATCAGAAAACGCGCGTCGTCGAGGCCCTGCGTCACAAGGGCGAGGTGGTGGCGGTGACCGGAGACGGCGTCAACGATGCGCCGGCGCTGCGTGCCGCCGACATCGGCATCGCCATGGGCAGAAGCGGTACCGATGTGGCGCGGGAGGCGGCCGATCTCATCCTCCTCGACGACAATTTCGCCACCATCGTTGCCGCCGTCGAGGAAGGTCGCGCCGTGTATGACAACCTGCGCAAATTCCTCACCTACATCCTGACCTCCAACATTCCGGAAATCGTGCCCTATGTGGCTTTCGCGCTGTTCGCCATTCCCCTTCCCCTCACCGTGATGCAAATCCTGGCGGTGGATTTGGGCACCGATCTTTTGCCCGCGCTCGCCCTCGGCGCCGAGCGTCCTGATGCCGCGGTCATGCGCCGGCCACCGCGTCCGCGCCAGGCGCGGCTTATGGATCTGCCCCTGGCCGCCCGCGCCTATCTGTGGCTGGGCCTGCTGGAAGCCGCGGCAGCGATGACCGCCTATTTCCTCGTCCTCACCCAGCATGGCTGGCACTATGGCGACATCCCACCGGCCACCGATCCGACCTATCGCTTGGCGACGACGGCCTGTCTTGCCAGCATCGTCGTCATGCAGGTGGTCAACGTCTTTCTCTGCCGCAGCCCCCACCGCTCCCTGTTCGACACCACCCTGGGCGGCAATCGTCTCCTGCTGCCCGCCCTCGCCGTGGAAATCGGGCTTCTGCTGGCCATCGTCTACACGGCGCCCGGCCAGGCCATCTTCGGCACCGCCGCGCTGCCTCTGGAATTCTGGCCGGTGGCCGCTACCATGGCGCTGGCCATGGCGGTGCTGGAGGAAGGGCGCAAGGCCTGGGTGCGGCGGCGGGCAATTCCCAAGGCGGCCGGGGCCGGATAA
- a CDS encoding zinc-dependent alcohol dehydrogenase family protein has product MKAILMKAAGGPEVLESADLPLPELPSPDHVRVKLCAAGVNPVDTKLRKSGTYYPERLPCVLGCDGAGIVESVGANVHRFTPGDEVYFFNGGLGLEQGNYAEYTVVHQDYVAFKPRHVTMEEAAALPLVLITAWESLVDRTCLAEGQTVLIHAGAGGVGHIAIQLAKQIGATVITTVGTPDKAAWVTHLGADRVIAYHDADFVQAVLDWTQGRGVDVVLDTVGGETLCRSFACTRIYGRVVTLLQMDCAAEAIKTARLRNLAVVQELMLTPSLFQLHEHRVHQRRILEEGARLVEADRLKVKVSHILPLAEAAQAHRLIEQGHTTGKIVLKIA; this is encoded by the coding sequence ATGAAAGCCATTCTCATGAAAGCCGCCGGCGGGCCCGAGGTGCTCGAGTCTGCCGATCTTCCCCTGCCGGAACTGCCCAGCCCCGATCACGTGCGGGTGAAACTGTGCGCGGCGGGGGTAAACCCCGTGGACACCAAACTGCGCAAGAGTGGGACCTATTACCCGGAGCGGCTCCCCTGCGTGCTGGGTTGCGATGGCGCCGGCATCGTGGAGAGCGTGGGGGCCAACGTGCACCGTTTCACACCGGGCGACGAGGTCTATTTCTTCAACGGGGGCCTGGGCCTGGAGCAGGGCAATTACGCAGAATACACGGTGGTGCACCAGGACTACGTGGCCTTCAAGCCCCGCCACGTCACCATGGAGGAGGCCGCGGCCCTGCCCCTCGTGCTGATCACGGCATGGGAATCCCTCGTGGACCGCACCTGTCTTGCCGAGGGGCAGACCGTGCTCATCCACGCCGGCGCCGGCGGCGTGGGGCATATCGCCATCCAGCTTGCCAAACAGATCGGCGCCACGGTCATCACCACCGTCGGCACGCCGGACAAAGCCGCCTGGGTCACCCATCTGGGCGCCGACCGGGTCATCGCCTACCACGACGCCGATTTTGTCCAGGCGGTGCTGGACTGGACCCAGGGCCGCGGCGTGGACGTGGTGCTCGACACCGTGGGCGGTGAGACCCTTTGCCGTTCCTTTGCCTGCACGCGCATCTACGGCCGCGTGGTGACCCTGCTGCAGATGGACTGCGCGGCGGAAGCCATCAAGACCGCGCGGCTGCGCAATCTGGCCGTGGTCCAGGAGCTGATGCTCACGCCCTCCCTCTTCCAGCTCCATGAGCACCGCGTCCACCAGCGGCGCATCCTCGAGGAAGGCGCGCGTCTGGTGGAAGCGGACCGGCTCAAGGTGAAGGTCTCCCACATCCTGCCGCTTGCGGAAGCGGCGCAGGCCCACCGCCTGATCGAGCAGGGACACACGACGGGCAAGATCGTGCTGAAAATTGCCTAA